The following proteins come from a genomic window of Leptospira barantonii:
- a CDS encoding EAL domain-containing protein — MTEKHQKVQNSNLNIRPVILVVDDEIVILASVKYAIEAAFGNQYEIEVAESGEIALKILEHYKQAQVDVPLVICDQLLRGINGDELLVQIHQKYPQTYKVMLTGYASAKALGNALNNANLYRYLAKPWDRDDLILTITEAVKAYFQNCKVLELSSKLEETYLFNRETLFPNFENLKRRIDRRLVENESSSMALIRIESFGSIAENFGIETYRKMLSEFLSLLNSFVGHSGEIFHIYDNMVAVLTKIDEDKFYSLLSAFRIFLRSECIEVDGISFQVKISIGVSSDQSDVYDKARLAMMTAGNDSSAEYISYSETTNKVDRIYANLKLGKKFNEALTAGNVIPYFQGIYDNKLKKITKYECLARIMEGTQIYNPGIFIPIAKSTGLIRLLTPLMVEKTFRYFSKHPDYSFSINITESDLEKKGFPLWVMNRLLHYGISSDRVIFEILENDRWNGASNSTRSLQELKEIGCKIAIDDFGVEQSNFERLIEIQPNFIKIDGKFIQGIHENRTSYRLASAITEMAHALGAQVVAEFVSNEEELAAVMSLNIDYSQGYYLMEPAEEIAFADSILDLV; from the coding sequence TCATTCTAGCGAGCGTTAAGTATGCGATCGAAGCCGCCTTTGGGAATCAATACGAAATCGAAGTCGCGGAAAGCGGAGAGATCGCGCTTAAAATATTAGAACATTATAAACAAGCTCAGGTCGACGTTCCTTTGGTCATCTGCGACCAACTCTTACGAGGTATCAACGGGGACGAACTTCTGGTTCAAATTCATCAAAAATATCCGCAGACGTATAAGGTTATGCTTACCGGTTACGCTTCCGCCAAAGCCTTGGGGAACGCACTCAACAACGCGAATCTGTATCGATATCTTGCCAAACCCTGGGATCGGGACGATTTGATTCTCACGATAACCGAGGCAGTAAAAGCGTATTTTCAAAACTGCAAGGTTTTGGAACTCAGCTCCAAGTTGGAAGAGACGTATCTATTCAACCGTGAAACTTTGTTTCCGAATTTCGAAAATTTAAAACGAAGAATCGATCGTAGACTGGTGGAAAACGAGTCTTCGTCTATGGCTCTTATCAGAATCGAATCTTTCGGATCGATCGCGGAAAATTTCGGAATCGAGACGTATAGGAAAATGTTAAGCGAATTCCTCTCCTTGTTGAATTCTTTCGTAGGTCATAGCGGAGAAATCTTTCATATATACGACAATATGGTCGCGGTACTTACGAAGATCGACGAGGATAAATTCTATTCTTTATTGAGCGCATTTCGGATTTTTCTACGTTCCGAATGTATCGAAGTGGACGGGATTTCCTTTCAAGTTAAGATTTCGATCGGAGTTTCATCGGATCAATCCGACGTTTACGACAAGGCGAGATTGGCTATGATGACGGCTGGAAACGATTCGTCCGCGGAATACATTTCCTATTCGGAAACGACCAATAAGGTGGATCGGATCTACGCGAATCTGAAGTTGGGAAAAAAATTCAACGAGGCTCTTACCGCCGGGAACGTCATTCCTTACTTCCAGGGAATCTACGACAACAAACTTAAGAAAATTACGAAATACGAATGTTTGGCGAGAATCATGGAAGGGACTCAGATCTACAACCCCGGGATTTTTATCCCGATCGCAAAGTCGACCGGGTTGATTCGCCTTCTTACTCCCTTGATGGTCGAAAAAACGTTTCGTTATTTTTCCAAACATCCGGATTATTCTTTCTCCATCAATATCACCGAATCGGATCTGGAAAAAAAGGGTTTTCCGCTTTGGGTGATGAATCGACTTCTTCATTACGGAATTTCTTCCGATCGGGTGATCTTCGAGATACTGGAGAATGATCGTTGGAACGGTGCTTCCAATTCCACTCGATCCCTTCAGGAATTGAAGGAAATCGGTTGTAAGATCGCGATCGACGACTTCGGAGTGGAGCAGTCCAACTTCGAAAGGTTGATCGAAATTCAACCGAACTTTATCAAAATCGACGGAAAGTTCATTCAAGGAATTCATGAAAATCGAACCTCGTATCGATTGGCTTCCGCGATTACGGAAATGGCCCATGCACTCGGCGCGCAAGTGGTCGCGGAATTCGTATCGAACGAGGAAGAATTAGCCGCTGTGATGTCGCTTAACATCGACTATTCACAGGGTTATTATTTGATGGAGCCTGCGGAAGAGATCGCATTTGCCGATTCTATTCTGGATCTTGTATGA
- a CDS encoding TetR/AcrR family transcriptional regulator, protein MIERILEKTLHLFLSSGFSKTNTDEIAKNIGISKRTLYRYYDAKDKLIDAVFAFLREKVTKQHEAIIKDPSKSPSQKLREILLIISELGAKMGKTFAKDIQNVRPDLYATMSAYRRHRIGRLADVVKEGQATGEFRKEIDAELTIDVLIAALDGIINPTYLIESTFSVSTAFETVFNLFLQGIENGKSNLLETKKKIPDFESDPDSSLLLFQILNFDDLTNDSTDFSSTIQSLEDKKKSTWLMNAN, encoded by the coding sequence ATGATCGAAAGAATTCTTGAAAAAACGTTACACTTGTTTCTTTCATCCGGTTTTTCTAAAACGAACACGGATGAAATCGCCAAGAACATAGGGATCAGCAAACGAACCCTATACCGTTATTACGACGCGAAAGACAAGCTGATAGACGCCGTATTCGCCTTCTTACGCGAAAAAGTGACAAAACAACACGAAGCGATCATCAAAGACCCCTCCAAAAGCCCGAGCCAGAAACTACGCGAAATTCTACTGATCATTTCCGAGCTGGGCGCAAAGATGGGAAAGACGTTTGCAAAAGACATCCAAAACGTGCGCCCCGATCTCTACGCTACGATGAGCGCGTATCGAAGACATAGAATCGGACGATTGGCCGATGTGGTCAAAGAGGGCCAGGCTACGGGAGAATTTAGAAAGGAAATCGACGCGGAACTGACGATCGACGTGCTGATCGCGGCCTTGGACGGAATTATTAATCCGACATATCTGATCGAATCCACGTTTTCGGTTTCAACCGCGTTCGAAACGGTCTTTAATCTATTCTTACAAGGAATCGAAAACGGGAAATCGAATTTACTCGAAACCAAAAAGAAGATCCCCGATTTCGAATCGGATCCGGATTCTTCCCTTCTCTTATTCCAAATTCTAAACTTCGACGATCTTACAAACGACTCAACGGATTTTTCTTCGACAATTCAAAGCCTTGAAGACAAAAAAAAATCTACCTGGCTAATGAATGCAAACTAG
- a CDS encoding helix-turn-helix domain-containing protein, with protein sequence MNTLIQNFLVRLDVSKIRSNFEDRAFYKSKIQKLIERNLFSAFVLFFGLYLAIWNITVPEITGFGDLSKLKLLSLISASAVYSCLLLRLVVHTILGLPVSCRSILRNAALSIGISFAFLMYFESSIQMVITGELLCFGICGFTALETGYLIRFRKLKKEYYYLLPILIGVEIAIVGDLLGITFYNSYWNSISYYTYIFFIFVLYLIKRRMKIENVIESVQPDQSSRTQIKPGFENQADIETNESRFEEKNLLKEDDLKRAEERIEGFIREKLYADDSIRLIDLSAYLGISLHQASFYLNNHMNTGFSDFINRNRMNDAHRLLVEKQNMNLLDIAFECGFNSYTSFHRACKKWTGNSPKGLRKKALL encoded by the coding sequence ATGAATACACTCATTCAAAATTTTTTAGTCCGCTTAGACGTTTCAAAAATCCGATCGAATTTCGAAGACAGAGCCTTCTATAAATCAAAGATACAAAAACTGATCGAAAGAAATCTCTTTTCCGCATTCGTTCTATTCTTCGGTTTATATTTAGCGATTTGGAATATTACGGTTCCCGAAATCACAGGTTTCGGAGACTTATCCAAACTGAAACTACTCTCTCTGATTTCCGCGTCCGCGGTATATTCCTGTCTTTTACTCAGACTCGTAGTCCACACGATTCTCGGCCTCCCGGTAAGTTGCAGATCCATCCTAAGGAACGCGGCCCTATCGATCGGAATCTCCTTCGCTTTTTTAATGTATTTCGAAAGTTCCATTCAAATGGTCATTACGGGAGAATTGTTGTGTTTCGGAATCTGCGGATTTACCGCCTTGGAAACCGGTTATTTGATCCGTTTTCGTAAGCTCAAAAAGGAATACTATTATCTTTTGCCGATCCTGATCGGAGTCGAAATCGCGATCGTGGGCGATCTCCTGGGAATCACTTTTTACAATTCCTATTGGAACAGTATTTCATACTATACTTATATATTTTTCATATTCGTTCTTTATCTGATCAAAAGAAGAATGAAAATCGAAAACGTAATCGAATCGGTTCAACCGGATCAAAGTTCGAGAACACAAATCAAGCCGGGATTTGAGAATCAAGCGGATATCGAAACGAACGAGTCTCGCTTCGAGGAAAAAAATCTTCTAAAGGAAGACGACTTAAAACGCGCGGAAGAAAGAATCGAGGGATTTATTCGCGAAAAATTATATGCGGACGACAGCATTCGATTGATCGATCTCTCCGCGTATTTAGGAATCAGCTTACATCAGGCTTCTTTTTATCTAAACAATCACATGAACACCGGGTTTTCAGACTTCATCAACCGAAACAGGATGAACGACGCACACAGGCTACTCGTTGAAAAACAAAATATGAATTTGTTGGATATCGCGTTCGAGTGCGGATTCAATTCTTACACATCCTTTCACAGAGCTTGTAAAAAATGGACCGGGAATTCCCCGAAAGGACTTAGAAAAAAAGCGCTTCTATAA